Genomic segment of Rickettsiella endosymbiont of Xylota segnis:
TTTCTCATCTCCTAAAATACTTTCCACTTCAGTTTCTAATATTAAAGAAATCTTTCCTGTTTTCACTTTTGCCATTAATTTATCCACCAAAATTTTTTCTGGACGAAAAAGTGCACTTCCTCTGTAAATGAGAAAAATATGGCCGGCAATATTAGCCAAATATAAAGCTTCTTCAACAGCAGTATTACCACCACCGACAACTGCAACTTTTTGATCCTTATAAAAAAGTCCATCACAAGTAGCACAAGCTGAAACACCTTTTCCCATAAACTCTTTTTCTGAAGGCAGACCCAAATACTTCGCTGATGCACCAGTTGCAACGATTAAAGCATCACATTCATAAATGGTGTCGTCTCCCTTTAAAGTGAAAGGTCTTCGGGATAAATCAATTTTATTTATATGGTCAAAAATAACTTTGCTATTAAATCGCTCAACATGTCTATTCATACGTTCCATTAAAACTGGTCCTTGTAAACCCTCTACATCACCTGGCCAATTATCAACGTCTGTAGTGGTCATCAATTGACCGCCTTTTTGCAAGCCCGTAATAATCACTGGATCAAGGTTAGCTCTCGCTGCATAAAGCGCTGCTGTATATCCTGCAGGACCAGAACCTAAAATAATTAGTCGATGATTTTGAACTTGATTCATAAAAACCACTTAAAGGTAAAAACCCAGATAATAAAAAAATTGTTATAATTAAAATTGCTAACAAAGTATAACAAAGAACGCTATAAATAGTACCTATACCCATAAGTAATCCAAAAAGACCCTATGCTTATGCTACGCCTTAAATAAGGAGCACCCTTGAAAAAAACTAGCACTGAAGAATTTTTACAGTTGAGTCTCAAACAGCGCCTTTTAGAGGGCCTACTCATCGTGAGTGGAGCCTTAGCTCTTTTTTTGTTTTTAGCCTTGTGGACTCACCATCCAGCACTACATACCAAAGTCTCAATGAACATAGCAGGCCGCTGGGGAGATCAACTTGCCCATTACTTTTTTTATAGTTTTGGTTCTTTAGCCTATTTGTTCCCGGCATTACTAGTGTATGGAGGATGGCAATGTTTTAAAGGTCGTTTTTCTAGCTTATCTTTTAGTTATCCTTTTTTGGCTTTGCGTATATTAGGTTTCCTCACTATTTTTATTGCAGCTTGTGGACTCGCTGCTTTACACAGTACGCATACAAAACATGGCTATACTCCAGGAGGACAATTAGGAAATATTGTTACAAAAAGTTTTATTGTTCAATTTAACGTAGTAGGCAGTACATTATTTCTATTGGCGCTTTTATTAGCCAGCACAACGCTTGCAACTGGTTTTTCTTGGTTAAATATTATCGATAAAATAAGCAGCTATATCGCGGTAATGCCAGGAAAAATTGCCGAAAAAATAAAAAAACTCATCATGTATGCTATAAAAAAAAGAGCATCTGAAAAAATTAAGCCCCCGCATACAAGCACTTTGAATAAGATTGACACAATAAATATGTCTCACAGTAAATCTTCACCTCAATTTAATTCTATAATAAAGTCACCCCTATCTAACACAGAAATAACTAATCATAATCCTCTATCTATAAAGCCTTATTCGCCCCCTACCACTATAGTTTCAAATAAAAAAAATATTACTGAATCTCTTCCTTCATTAACTCTATTAGATCCAGCTGAAAAATTAAGTAAAGAAGGATACACACGCGATGAACTAGAGCAACTATCACGTGATGTTGAGCTACGATTAAAAGACTTTGGGATTCAAGTACAAGTTGTAGCCGTACATCCAGGACCTGTAATTACACGTTTCGAAATGCAACCGGCTGCAGGAATTAAAGTAAGCCGTATAACAGGACTCGCCAAAGATTTAGCTCGGTCATTATCAGTCGTTAGTGTACGAATTGTGGAAGTTATTCCTGGGAAGTCTGTTATTGGACTCGAAGTTCCGAACAAACATCGCGAAATTGTTCGGCTCAGTGAAATATTAAGCTCAACCGCGTATCAACATGCGAGATCGCCGCTTTCTCTTGCCTTAGGTAAAGATATAGCCGGCCATCCAGTCATCGTTGATCTAGGAAAAATGCCGCATCTACTTGTTGCAGGGACTACAGGTTCGGGAAAGTCAGTCGGTCTCAATGCCATGCTTCTTAGTATTTTATATAAAGCAACGCCTCAGCAAGTTAGATTGATTATGATAGACCCAAAAATGTTGGAATTAGCTATCTATGAAGGTATTCCTCATCTTTTAGCACCCGTTGTCACCGATATGAAAGAAGCAGCGAATGCATTACGTTGGTGCGTCGCGGAAATGGAGCGTCGTTATAAATTAATGGCACATTTGGGAGTAAGAAATTTAGCAGGACATAACCAAAAAATTCAAGAAGCCAATGATAAAGGGCAGCCACTTAATGATCCTTTTTGGAAAGCTGAGCAAGGTGGTAAAGCAGAAACTTTAGAACATCTCCCCTATATTATTGTATTAATCGATGAATTTGCTGACATGATGATGGTAGTTGGCAAAAAAGTTGAAGAATTAATTGCAAGAATTGCCCAAAAAGCTAGAGCAGCAGGTATACATCTGATTCTAGCTACGCAAAGACCTTCTGTTGATGTTATTACCGGCTTAATCAAAGCAAATATTCCCACACGCATCTCTTTTCAGGTCTCATCAAAAATTGATTCTCGTACTATTCTTGATCAACAAGGTGCTGATCAACTATTAGGACATGGGGATATGTTGTATTTAGCTCCTGGAACGGGTGTTCCTATTCGAGTCCATGGAGCATTCGTCGCTGACCAGGAAGTTCACCATGTAGTCAACGCCTTAAAAAAATCAGCTGTGCCAGAATATATGCTTGATCTCACTCAAGCTAATCTTAATGAAGGCGGAGATTTAGATTTTTTAGACAATAACTCCAGTGAAAAAGATGTGTTGTATGATCAAGCTGTACAAATTGTAATAGATACACGCCGTGCTTCTATTTCGAGCATTCAGCGACGACTTAAAATTGGCTATAACCGCGCGGCACGACTTATGGAAGATATGGAAAAAGCCGGTTTGGTCAGCGCTATGGAAAGTAATGGTAATCGTGACATTCTTATACCCGATAGATTAAATGAATAAATTTATTTTCAAAATATGTTTAAAAACTCTGACATGATAAATATTATTTTTAGCATTTCATTATTTTTAGCATTTCAAAAAATTCGATTTCCTCTCTCAATATTCTTGAATTTTTTAAAGAATGTCATTCTATAATCTTTCATTACAAAATATTTAATAAATTTTTTTATTTAGACAATTAAAAAATAATTCGGTATTATTTTTTAATTGTCTAAATTAATTTATAAATATTTTTTATTAAAATGATTCAAAATAAAGTTAGAAATAAAAATAAAAAAGCTGTCAATCAAAAATAATAATTTTCGGCTTATTATTGGAAAATAAAAATAATTTTTTATATTGTACGGAGGAAAGAAACTTTAATTAAAAAAATCCACCGTACAATTTTTTGTTTTCGGGTTAAAAAATTTCAATCAAATTAAACCCATTTGTTTTATTTCATCTTTTTCTGCTCGCAACTCATTTAAGCTCAGTTTAATTTTTTCTTGTCCAAATAAATTATGCTGAATATCAGTGACTATGCTAAATTGATCATTTTCAACCCGGCTCGGAAAAGAAAATATTAATCCTTTATCAACTCCATATTGACCTGTCGAGCATGAAGCAACCGAAAAAAAATCATCTTTTCTTGTATCATGTGTTAAATGATAAATACTACCCACTACTGCATTAGCTGCAGAAGCAGCAGAGGATGCTCCTCTAGCCTTAATGACAGCTGCTCCTCGTTTCTGCACTAGTGGGATAAAGTCATTTTCTAACCAATTTTTATCAGTAATCACTTCAATTACAGGTTTATTTGCAATTTTAGCATTATAAAAGTCAGGATATTGCGTTGATGAATGATTTCCCCAAATTGCCATTTGAGTCACTTCATCGACTGAAACTACCGCTTTTTTAGCCAATTGAGCGCGAGCTCGATTTTCATCTAATAAAGTCATAGCAAAAAAACGATCCTTGGGGATATCTGGAGCATGGTGCATGGTGATCAAACAATTGGTATTACAGGGATTGCCTACCACAAAGATTTTTACATTCGCAGCAGCATGAGCATTGATGGCCTTTCCTTGCGGAGCAAATATACTACCATTTATTTTTAACAGATCCGCACGCTCCATTCCTTCTTTACGCGGCATGGACCCAACTAAAATAGCCCAATTAATATCCTTCATCGATTCGTTTAATTGAGCGGTACAAATAATGTTTTTTAATAATGGAAAAGCACAATCATCCAGCTCCATTGCTATTCCATGTAACATGGGAAGACTTTTTT
This window contains:
- a CDS encoding malate dehydrogenase — protein: MNKKPIKIAITGAAGQIGYALLFRIASGQMFGFDQPVILHLLELEKSLPMLHGIAMELDDCAFPLLKNIICTAQLNESMKDINWAILVGSMPRKEGMERADLLKINGSIFAPQGKAINAHAAANVKIFVVGNPCNTNCLITMHHAPDIPKDRFFAMTLLDENRARAQLAKKAVVSVDEVTQMAIWGNHSSTQYPDFYNAKIANKPVIEVITDKNWLENDFIPLVQKRGAAVIKARGASSAASAANAVVGSIYHLTHDTRKDDFFSVASCSTGQYGVDKGLIFSFPSRVENDQFSIVTDIQHNLFGQEKIKLSLNELRAEKDEIKQMGLI
- a CDS encoding DNA translocase FtsK is translated as MKKTSTEEFLQLSLKQRLLEGLLIVSGALALFLFLALWTHHPALHTKVSMNIAGRWGDQLAHYFFYSFGSLAYLFPALLVYGGWQCFKGRFSSLSFSYPFLALRILGFLTIFIAACGLAALHSTHTKHGYTPGGQLGNIVTKSFIVQFNVVGSTLFLLALLLASTTLATGFSWLNIIDKISSYIAVMPGKIAEKIKKLIMYAIKKRASEKIKPPHTSTLNKIDTINMSHSKSSPQFNSIIKSPLSNTEITNHNPLSIKPYSPPTTIVSNKKNITESLPSLTLLDPAEKLSKEGYTRDELEQLSRDVELRLKDFGIQVQVVAVHPGPVITRFEMQPAAGIKVSRITGLAKDLARSLSVVSVRIVEVIPGKSVIGLEVPNKHREIVRLSEILSSTAYQHARSPLSLALGKDIAGHPVIVDLGKMPHLLVAGTTGSGKSVGLNAMLLSILYKATPQQVRLIMIDPKMLELAIYEGIPHLLAPVVTDMKEAANALRWCVAEMERRYKLMAHLGVRNLAGHNQKIQEANDKGQPLNDPFWKAEQGGKAETLEHLPYIIVLIDEFADMMMVVGKKVEELIARIAQKARAAGIHLILATQRPSVDVITGLIKANIPTRISFQVSSKIDSRTILDQQGADQLLGHGDMLYLAPGTGVPIRVHGAFVADQEVHHVVNALKKSAVPEYMLDLTQANLNEGGDLDFLDNNSSEKDVLYDQAVQIVIDTRRASISSIQRRLKIGYNRAARLMEDMEKAGLVSAMESNGNRDILIPDRLNE
- the trxB gene encoding thioredoxin-disulfide reductase, with product MNQVQNHRLIILGSGPAGYTAALYAARANLDPVIITGLQKGGQLMTTTDVDNWPGDVEGLQGPVLMERMNRHVERFNSKVIFDHINKIDLSRRPFTLKGDDTIYECDALIVATGASAKYLGLPSEKEFMGKGVSACATCDGLFYKDQKVAVVGGGNTAVEEALYLANIAGHIFLIYRGSALFRPEKILVDKLMAKVKTGKISLILETEVESILGDEKGVNGLKLKNTKTNTTNQLEVHGVFIAIGHTPNTEIFKNQLDMENNYILVQGGSKGFATATSVKGVFASGDVIDSVYRQAITSAGTGCMAALDAEKYLSDSSN